The genomic interval CCCTTACACCAATAGTTTCAAGTGGCATGTAAAAGACGTTATTGCTGTCCTTGAGGTTAAAAAGACCCTCTATTCAAATGACTTATCTGACGCATTTGTTCATTTAAGAGGTGTACTTGACAGTTACTATCGTTATATTCAAGTCGGCGTGGCTGAGGGCAATATAGACATTTCACCAGCTCACAAGGCATTTGCTCAAACGACAAAAAAAAAATCGCTCCACCATATTCAGAATTATGCAATCTCGCCTTTTCAGATGAGATGATCTTTCATACTCTAGTTATGGAGCAACTATCACCAATAAGAATAATACTTGGTCATCATGGTTTTCAGAGCGAACACTCTTTTAGAGAGGCCATGATTGGCTTCATTGAAAAAAACTTAAATCAGCAAGGTTTCGGAGTAGGAAGCTTTCCGCAGCTAATCATTTCTGAGAAGTTTTCCTTAATCAAAGTGAATGGACAGCCATACAGTGCCCCAATGAAGAACAATTACTGGGATTTCTATGTATCTTCCCAGGAAAATCCAATCATATTCGTTCTGGAGTTAATATGGACAAAGCTGCAACGTGAATATCAATTAAGCGGTCTTTGGGGCGAGGATCTTCAGCAGGAATGCATGCACGTATTCCTATCTGGCCGAGCCATCAAAAAAGAAGGGAAAATGGGGTGGGAGTATCAATACACACCAATTGATAAAGAGGTTCTCGAAGAGGAGGTGATTCCTGAAGATTGGTCTCCTGTTTTCCTCGATCAACCACAGTTTCTTGTTGTCAACAGACTCTGCAGTGGCAAGGTTGAGAACATAGACGACCAAGAACTAATTACGTATATCGAATCCAAAGGGCTTAACATCCAGGATTTCACCGATTCTCTCTTAGCTACTGGTTTAGTTGCTTTGAATGGAAGGGCGTTAGAGCTTACTTCTGAAATGTGCCAATGCGTTATTCTCCCAACTGGGCAATATGTAGCAGCAGAAAACAATACAGGTCGCTTGTCTCGATGGACTGAAAAACAGTTAGAACAAAGAAGAAATACCTAATCAGAAAATCCAGCCGTCCTCCTTTGCTGGCGGCTGATTTTAACGTTATGGGAACGAGATCAGGAGCCTTTTTGTCAAACGACGGGCTCTATGTGAGATTTGTGTTATGCGTGAGGAACAATGAGCGCGTATCTCTATACATGGAATCCTGAGCGATGGGTCTGGAGCGATCAACAGGACGCAATATATCGTGTAAATAATGGCGACGAATACGATATGTATTGGAGTTGCGGCAATACAAAGCGAATTGAAATCGGCGATCTATTTTTTCTGATGCGCCTTGGCATTGAGCCCAAAGGAATTATTGGCTGCGGCTATATTTCATCAAAACCATATCCACTACCCCATTGGGATTTGCAAAAGGCAAAAGAAGGAAAATCTGCACTCAGAACAGATTTACTGTTTAAAGCATTGTCTGAGGAACCAATAGTCTCCTTGTCTTATCTACAAGACAAATACCCAGGCCAAACATGGACGCCACAAGCAAGCGGGCTATCCATTCCTAACGAAATAGCTGAAGAGCTTTTTTCACTAATACAAGGAAACGCGAAATTAAACTTTCAGCCTTCCACCAAAAAGGAAATAGAACTATATGCGGAAGGCAAGTCACAAAGCGTCACTTATAAAACCTATGACAGAAGCCCCGCTGCTCGCCAAGCCTGCATAGAACACTACGGCTACCGTTGCACTGTATGTGGTTTCAATTTTGAGGAAGCGTATGGCGCTATCGGCTCAAAATACATTGAGGTGCATCACTTAAAGCAAGTTGCAGATGTCGGAGAGGAATACTTAGTAAACGCCATCAGTGACTTAAGGCCAGTGTGCGCAAATTGTCATCGCATGTTGCACAAAACAAGGCCGCCAATCTCAATTGAGGAACTACAAACACATAACAAGTCAATCAACCGGACACGCTAAGGCGCGCCAGTTATTCCCAATGTTAGGTACAAGGAGAGAGGTGTAAACATGGCTGATAAAATGACACGTAAATTTAAATTAGAAGCAACATTGCGAGAGTCGGGAAGACCAAAGAAAGGCTCCTGACTCGGTTTTTATACGTTTTAACATGCTGGACTGATTTTACTGCCGGTGTTTAATACTATGGGAAATATATGCAGGATTATAACAACTATGAAGATCCCCTCCCTCCCGGATTCCCTACAACAGGCAAGATTCATCAACTGATTACACTAAAACTAACTCAGATGCTCAAATATAATACCCTTCGTCTGGGACTGTTTACGTTCTACAGCCTGAATGATGAAGACTACTTTATTATACCGGAGGCAAGGTACAACATAACAGACTCACCCTGTACATCCATAGGGTCAATAGATTTGGCGGTAAGGATTAACGAACATTCTTCGGACAACTTGACAAAAACGACAACCTGTTTGCCACCCTTCGCTACGAGTTCTGAGATGATGCTTCCTTGAGTATTTCTTTTTCATTTCCTAAAATAGGCCAAGCTATCCGCTTGACGTTTATATTGATATAGCGTAATTTATGGCTGTTGATGTTTTGAATGAATGAGGATATCAGGGTAAAGAAAGAACTGGATGAAGCTGTCGTATGTATATTAAATGTTCGCCAGCGGAAGGAGAAGACAATGGCACTTAAGAAATGCAAGGAATGTGGTAACGAAGTCAGCACTAAAGCCGCGACGTGCCCCAAGTGCTGAGCCGTCCCCCCGCCGGTAGCGACCCACAACATTCACTTAAGGAATAATATGCCTAATAGAATGCTAACTGAAGACGAGCGAAAGCGACTGTTTCTTCCGTTAATTGCTGAAGTGCGTGGTCGGCTTGAGGAACTCAGCGACGGAGATGCGGACCTGATGTGGGCGCTTAACCGCAAGCTATACAAAACACTCAACTATGATGAAAGAGACAGCCCAACAAACAGGCGAATCCTGAAACAGATCAAAAGAGCAATTCAACAAAACACCTGTGCTACTTGCGGGAAAGTCCTCCCCGAGAAGAACTCGGTGCTCGACAGATTCGAAGCCATGAAAGGATATACGGAAGATAACACCAGATTGATTTGTCCAGCGTGCAATGTGCGGATTCAAGAAGAACGTGGCTACAAGTAATTTAGTTCATCATACTTAGCTATGATTATTTTTGTAAGATTTTGGTTTCTTTTCATTGAATAAGCCAAGCTGTTCGTTTGGTGTTTTGTATCCCCTGACAAGTTCGAATTGTTTTACTATTGTATCAGGTATGGGTAATTTCCCGAGGTTGCGGGGTTCAACTTTTATTGCCCCTGAACCATAGCTTTTGCCTACCAATTGCAGATTCTTTAATGTGTCCGGATGATTAAGCGCTTGCCACAAATTGCTTATATAAGTATCGTCTTTGTGAAGAGGATAAACGCATAAAAAACCAGTCAGAGGTAGAACTCCGGCTTCATTCTTTATGAATCTTGTATTTCGTCTGCCGAGGTAAGCAAAAAGAAGTGGTGGGATTTCTCTTTTTTCCATCTTATACCAAGGCCTCCGTTGTTTAATAAGAGGACGCGCTGGTAACCCTAATCCTTCACCAACCTTTAAATATTTGGCAATTGATTCATGCAATATCCCGTGTCCGGCGATCGAAAGGAGCAAAGTCGGACGGTTGTTTCCTTCAATTTGTTTAATGTTCTCTGTTGTAAGTATATCATCTGAGGCATCTTTAGTTCTTCCAACGGCTACTTTCAAATAATTATCAGGAAT from Nitrospirota bacterium carries:
- a CDS encoding HNH endonuclease; its protein translation is MSAYLYTWNPERWVWSDQQDAIYRVNNGDEYDMYWSCGNTKRIEIGDLFFLMRLGIEPKGIIGCGYISSKPYPLPHWDLQKAKEGKSALRTDLLFKALSEEPIVSLSYLQDKYPGQTWTPQASGLSIPNEIAEELFSLIQGNAKLNFQPSTKKEIELYAEGKSQSVTYKTYDRSPAARQACIEHYGYRCTVCGFNFEEAYGAIGSKYIEVHHLKQVADVGEEYLVNAISDLRPVCANCHRMLHKTRPPISIEELQTHNKSINRTR